In Monodelphis domestica isolate mMonDom1 chromosome 4, mMonDom1.pri, whole genome shotgun sequence, one DNA window encodes the following:
- the LOC130453965 gene encoding carcinoembryonic antigen-related cell adhesion molecule 20-like — translation MKHNKTINSTSFVIENGTAVLTCNTEDEDLPDIWWYFNNKRLILNDRMTLSEYGQTLTIMPVKREDSGAYRCEMWNPFLVHTSNSFNLVVSYGPEEIKILPKHVHGQIEVLLKKKLILECWANSQPPAQYIWQVNGSSISGNSGNTYTISQASWEHAGTYTCVAMNKVANTTISTKITVKVIEASGGSSLSGGTITVIVAGVVGGVVLIGALIYFQFILEPAGEVLDETHLNYQ, via the exons ATGAAGCACAACAAAACTATCAATAGCACCAGCTTTGTCATAGAGAATGGCACTGCAGTCTTGACATGTAACACAGAGGATGAAGATTTACCAGATATTTGGTGGTACTTCAATAATAAGAGACTGATCCTCAATGACAGGATGACTCTGTCTGAGTATGGCCAGACCCTCACCATCATGCCTGTGAAGAGAGAAGACAGTGGAGCCTATCGTTGTGAAATGTGGAATCCATTCCTTGTCCATACAAGTAACTCATTCAACCTGGTTGTCAGCT ATGGGCCAGAGGAAATCAAGATTCTTCCAAAGCATGTTCATGGGCAGATTGAGGTCTTACTCAAAAAGAAGCTGATTTTAGAGTGTTGGGCTAATTCTCAGCCACCAGCCCAGTACATATGGCAAGTGAATGGTTCTTCTATATCTGGAAATTCAGGAAACACTTACACAATCTCCCAAGCATCGTGGGAACATGCAGGAACATATACGTGTGTAGCAATGAACAAAGTGGCTAACACAACTATCTCTACAAAGATCACAGTCAAGGTGATTG AGGCTTCAGGAGGCTCCTCACTCTCTGGAGGCACCATAACTGTCATTGTGGCTGGAGTCGTAGGTGGAGTAGTTCTCATCGGGGCTCTCATCTATTTCCAGTTCATCTTAGAACCTGCAGG